A single genomic interval of Bradyrhizobium japonicum USDA 6 harbors:
- a CDS encoding MFS transporter: MSQPATGPSSDQKFPPAINIIALASFSAALSTRALDPVLPHVAEDFSISITTAASIAAGYALIYALVQPVIGAAADLFGKARLMTLCLALLGVSCILGAVATTFSGLFASRILAGIASGGVFPVALGLTADLVAPAKRQVAIGRTLAGSMTGNLLGATASGIIGELIGWRGVLMMLGALGLIAAVAVAAGFRGAALTAPPKTDLKALRQGYRTIFANPNTRYCYSAVFVEGCCVFGLFPFIAALLFDLGEKSPSIAGIVIAGFAIGGLFYTFTVSRFLPWLGVRGMMIAGAGLVGLQLGVLAFGPGWKLQFASMLAMGWGFYMIHGCLQVFASELSVGARATAMSLHSFFFFMGQTVGPIAYGLGLQHGGKVPTLLASAAIMVVLGLVCAGLLKSRAPADARA; this comes from the coding sequence ATGTCCCAGCCTGCGACCGGGCCGTCGTCCGACCAGAAGTTTCCACCCGCGATCAATATCATCGCGCTCGCGAGCTTCTCGGCGGCGTTGTCCACGCGCGCGCTCGATCCCGTCCTGCCGCATGTCGCGGAGGATTTTTCGATCAGTATCACGACGGCCGCCAGCATCGCGGCCGGCTATGCCTTGATCTACGCGCTGGTTCAGCCGGTGATCGGGGCGGCTGCCGATCTGTTCGGCAAGGCGCGGTTGATGACGTTGTGCCTGGCGCTGCTTGGCGTCTCCTGCATTCTTGGCGCGGTCGCGACCACCTTCTCGGGCCTGTTCGCGAGCCGCATCCTCGCCGGCATCGCCTCCGGTGGCGTGTTTCCGGTCGCTCTCGGCCTGACCGCCGACCTCGTCGCACCCGCCAAGCGGCAGGTCGCAATCGGCCGCACGCTTGCAGGTTCGATGACCGGCAATCTGCTCGGTGCGACCGCCTCAGGCATCATCGGTGAACTCATCGGCTGGCGCGGTGTACTCATGATGCTCGGCGCGCTCGGCCTGATCGCGGCCGTTGCGGTGGCGGCGGGCTTTCGCGGCGCCGCGCTGACGGCGCCGCCGAAGACCGATCTGAAGGCCTTGCGGCAGGGCTACCGGACCATCTTCGCCAACCCCAACACGCGTTACTGCTACTCGGCGGTCTTCGTCGAGGGCTGCTGCGTATTCGGCCTGTTTCCGTTCATCGCCGCGCTGCTGTTCGATCTCGGCGAGAAGTCGCCGTCGATCGCGGGCATCGTGATCGCGGGCTTTGCGATCGGCGGACTGTTCTACACTTTCACGGTCTCACGCTTCCTGCCGTGGCTCGGCGTCAGGGGCATGATGATTGCGGGCGCGGGTCTCGTCGGACTGCAGCTCGGCGTGCTCGCCTTCGGTCCCGGATGGAAGCTGCAATTCGCCAGCATGCTGGCGATGGGCTGGGGCTTCTACATGATCCACGGCTGCCTGCAGGTGTTCGCCAGCGAACTCTCGGTCGGGGCGCGGGCGACGGCGATGTCGCTGCATTCGTTCTTCTTCTTCATGGGGCAGACGGTCGGCCCGATCGCCTATGGTCTCGGCCTCCAGCACGGTGGCAAGGTCCCGACCCTGCTCGCGAGCGCCGCGATCATGGTGGTGCTGGGTCTCGTCTGCGCCGGGCTGCTCAAGTCGCGGGCACCGGCGGACGCACGGGCCTGA